A part of Solenopsis invicta isolate M01_SB chromosome 2, UNIL_Sinv_3.0, whole genome shotgun sequence genomic DNA contains:
- the LOC120360066 gene encoding uncharacterized protein LOC120360066, which produces MVIEQVQDAIAKHVSVKVNTVFNGKFVNIYGDRDNKSIATKNHELYRASNLREWYEQCVIETILAMLNEFQERISGWALSKIQNVKVNINEFNPMHAGCCIELPQEVKDKRAVINVHSKNNACFAWSVVAALHPAENNANRESSYPHYSTVLKFDDIQFPMKVKDIGKFERLNDMSVNVYSTKFYRKKKDFTSYQYD; this is translated from the coding sequence atggtgatcgagcaagtgcaagacgctatcgcgaaacacgTAAGTGTGAAAGTAAACACTGTATTCAAcggtaaatttgtaaatatttatggtGACCGCGACAATAAAAGTATCGCGACGAAGAATCATGAACTGTACAGAGCATCAAATTTACGTGAATGGTACGAACAGTGCGTTATCGAAACGATATTAGCGATGCTCAATGAGTTTCAGGAACGTATTAGTGGCTGGGCACTGTCAAAAATACAGAACGTGAAAGTTAATATAAATGAgtttaatcccatgcacgcgggatgttgcatcgaattgccacAGGAAGTAAAGGACAAACGTGCGGTAATTAATGTGCATTCGAAAAATAATGCGTGCTTTGCATGGTCGGTGGTAGCCGCCTTGCATCCCGCCGAAAATAATGCCAACCGTGAATCATCGtacccgcattattcgactgttttaaagtttgatgacatacaatttccaatgaaagtgaaagacattggaaaatttgaacgtttaaatgATATGTCGGTTAACGTATACAGTACCAAAttttacagaaagaaaaaagacTTTACTTCGTACCAATACGACTGA